The following proteins are encoded in a genomic region of Debaryomyces hansenii CBS767 chromosome G complete sequence:
- a CDS encoding DEHA2G16632p (no similarity): MKIDKLPVDIWHNIIKIGVRDLQILTLTDILSLSEVNRLLHNALHDNIIWYDIFRWYYFDLITQYNVNEVQSSEIYQRTIVYSSDIRYFEKTMMFYHKDIKFRFYMEKYRPREQVYNISFFLDNFSDMDYIPIIKNYENDRRKCDYDDLAFDITRRSLACNLLNTYNFKLGIRYFNKLIKEDIRKSPSAPGAFEWFWYKMNSFDKAFSDMIFSRQSKLTEVYALLYKEVYLEILQHRSWGDKVKFFQNDESSKGTIIFQDNKTFGKLMWHILRLILSKFGRKCKFYSSQEYYEYMDTYCLEDFSILRIYNEDFKGHHILLYSILMKILDEFLLSKYNFKIGTQNSSENISINFSNTFLMIKNHYFLIPRDANNSYVVDHYTSKQVIQYLRAEFNLSTLAQISNYLKPLSLKDMLVYFMNLDTKCGVKPSYSVSQPELNSILDKPEKNEVGMRSCVGYKYKEYQFAKFVCDFLRMEYKEGGFSKFMYCSEFEKHFNQENNFIYFNSVIEVIESDSLKKKMLVEYFKLNLDDKSRIFRNNFNLMDPANSRIAFQRMNPRLDVENNANVINGETYKRGMLVGHNKFHSLGIVLDIINSTSSPATYCKVYTSQGYIETYSTSSLRNISRNIVHKTDSVAKIFIDVCGIDVLGLLLFSSFKNDPHAPGFIQID; this comes from the coding sequence atgaagattgataaattaCCAGTTGATATATGGCACAATATTATAAAGATAGGAGTAAGGGATTTACAAATCTTAACTCTCACAGACATTTTGAGCTTATCTGAGGTAAATAGACTTCTTCACAATGCATTGCatgataatattatctGGTATGATATTTTTCGTTGGTATTATTTTGATCTTATTACCCAGTATAATGTTAATGAAGTCCAAAGCCTGGAGATATATCAGAGAACAATAGTCTATTCTTCAGATATacgatattttgaaaaaaccATGATGTTCTACCACAAGGATATAAAATTCAGATTTTATATGGAAAAATACAGACCCAGAGAACAAGTTTACAATATTTCCTTTTTTTTAGACAATTTCAGTGACATGGATTATATTCCGATAATCAAGAATTACGAAAACGATCGAAGAAAATGtgattatgatgatttggCTTTCGATATCACTAGAAGGTCTCTTGCCTgtaatttgttgaatacTTATAATTTTAAGCTTGGTATaagatattttaataagTTGATTAAGGAAGATATTAGAAAATCTCCTTCGGCTCCTGGAGCGTTTGAATGGTTTTGGTACAAAATGAATAGCTTCGACAAAGCCTTTTCAGATATGATTTTTTCTCGGCAGCTGAAATTGACAGAGGTTTATGCGTTATTATACAAAGAGGTTTATTTAGAAATCTTACAACATAGATCATGGGGAGATAAAGTAAAATTTTTTCAGAATGACGAATCATCAAAAGGGACAATTATATTTCAGGACAACAAGACATTTGGAAAGCTAATGTGGCATATTCTTagattaattttatctaaGTTTGGCCGTAAATgtaaattttattcatCCCAGGAATATTATGAATACATGGACACGTATTGCTTAGAAGATTTCAGTATCTTGAGAAtttataatgaagattttaaGGGACATCATATCTTACTTTACTCTATTCTCATGAAAATACTTGACGAATTCTTATTATCGAAGTacaacttcaaaattgGCACTCAGAATTCTAGTGAAAATATATCCATCAATTTTAGTAACACGTTTCTCATGATtaaaaatcattattttcttatACCTAGGGATGCTAATAATTCGTACGTAGTTGATCACTACACGTCGAAACAAGTTATTCAATACTTACGAGcagaattcaatttatcgACCCTTGCACAAATCTCTAATTATCTAAAACCGCTATCATTAAAGGATATGTTAGTATATTTCATGAATTTAGATACAAAATGTGGCGTAAAACCGTCCTATTCCGTCAGTCAACCAGAATTAAACTCGATACTTGATAAACCAGAAAAGAATGAGGTGGGAATGAGGTCTTGTGTAGGGTATAAGtataaagaatatcaatttgCCAAATTTGTTTGCGACTTTTTACGAATGGAATACAAGGAAGGTGGATTTTCTAAGTTTATGTATTGTTCAGAGTTTGAAAAGCATTTTAAccaagaaaataatttcatatatttcaactcTGTGATAGAGGTCATAGAGCtggattcattaaaaaagaaaatgttagttgaatatttcaaattaaatCTTGACGATAAATCTAGAATATTTCGAAATAACTTCAATTTAATGGATCCAGCTAATTCAAGAATAGCTTTCCAAAGAATGAATCCCAGATTGGATGTGGAAAACAATGCCAATGTTATAAACGGGGAAACTTATAAACGGGGTATGCTTGTTGGCCATAATAAATTCCACTCCCTTGGAATTGTGCtcgatattattaattcaaCTAGTTCTCCGGCCACATATTGCAAGGTCTACACGAGCCAAGGCTATATAGAGACTTATTCTACTTCCTCATTacgaaatatttcaagaaatattgtACATAAAACAGACTCTGTTgcaaaaattttcatagaTGTCTGTGGAATCGACGTACTTGGCTTATTACTCTTCAGTTCATTCAAGAATGATCCACATGCGCCAGGGTTTATTCAAATAGACTGA
- a CDS encoding DEHA2G16676p (similar to uniprot|P40302 Saccharomyces cerevisiae YMR314w PRE5 20S proteasome alpha-type subunit), whose translation MFRNNYDNDSVTYSPTGRLFQVEYALEAIKQGSAAVGLVSKNHVVLAALKRNAEELGSYQKKIIKVDDHMGIALAGLAPDGRVLSNYLRKQAMSSKMIFNRPLSTSKAVLSIADKAQENTQSYGSRPYGVGLLVSGYDETGAHLYEFQPSGSVLEYYGAAIGARSQAARTYLERNLETVRETESVDELIVHGLNALRDTLSQDVELTFKNTSISVVGKDTNFTIYDDADVQQYLDKLDSVSNARNRDDDDEEGNNETQGDTNENTGNDVPSEDRMETDE comes from the coding sequence atgttTAGAAATAATTACGATAACGACTCTGTTACATATTCTCCTACAGGTAGATTATTTCAAGTAGAATATGCTTTAGAGGCAATCAAACAAGGAAGTGCAGCCGTCGGACTTGTGTCGAAGAACCATGTTGTGTTAGCAGctttgaaaagaaatgCTGAAGAGTTAGGTTCAtatcagaagaagattattAAGGTTGATGACCATATGGGAATTGCTTTAGCAGGTTTAGCACCTGATGGAAGAGTGTTGTCAAATTACTTAAGAAAGCAAGCTATGAGCTCCAAAATGATTTTCAATAGACCTCTACTGACTTCAAAAGCAGTATTATCAATTGCTGATAAAGCACAGGAAAATACCCAATCTTATGGGTCTAGACCTTATGGAGTTGGTTTATTAGTATCTGGTTATGATGAAACAGGGGCACATTTATACGAATTCCAACCATCGGGATCTGTGTTAGAATACTACGGTGCAGCAATTGGTGCAAGATCCCAAGCTGCTAGGACGTATTTAGAAAGAAATTTAGAGACTGTTCGTGAGACTGAATctgttgatgaattgattGTTCATGGTTTGAATGCTTTGAGAGATACCTTATCACAAGATGTGGAATTGACTTTCAAAAATACTTCTATTAGTGTTGTAGGTAAAGATACAAATTTCACTATATATGATGATGCAGACGTTCAACAATATCTTGACAAGTTGGATTCGGTTTCCAACGCTAGGAATAGagatgatgacgatgaagaaggtAATAATGAGACCCAAGGTGATACTAATGAAAATACCGGTAATGATGTTCCTTCTGAAGATAGAATGGAAACTGATGAGTAA
- a CDS encoding DEHA2G16610p (similar to uniprot|P53072 Saccharomyces cerevisiae YGL232w TAN1 Putative tRNA acetyltransferase), whose amino-acid sequence MGKRKANNSKGGNKNKKFRTSGFIDPSTSGIYATCNRGKEQQCRKELLNLFSDKAEEYFNLDELNEDSETEQNEKELSIEEKIQKELNDMQETKGTKKEILKPIDLGCECLVFIKTRRPIEPATFVEKLCEEFSQSKVKTTRYTQKLSPITFSVTPTMEEIKKLAQRVLGPHFHNETNQKPYKFAIQVSKRNFNTLQKPDIIKAIAECVGRDHGHSVDLKNYDKLIMVECYKSNIGMSVVNNYDRLERFNLQQIFEKAVDNESKDNVEESEATQTFDNATNLNKKKEVEQDEDLKRE is encoded by the coding sequence ATGGGCAAAAGAAAGGCAAACAATTCAAAAGGCGGGAATAAGAATAAGAAATTCAGAACTAGCGGGTTTATTGATCCAAGCACTAGTGGGATATATGCTACATGTAATAGAGGTAAAGAACAGCAATGCCGaaaggaattattaaatttattttcagaTAAAGCTGAAGAGTATTTTAATTTGGATGAACTAAATGAAGATTCTGAAACGGAACAAAATGAGAAGGAGCTTtcaatagaagaaaagattcaaaaagaattgaatgatatgCAAGAAACCAAAGGGACTAAAAAAGAAATCCTTAAACCAATTGATCTAGGATGCGAATGCCTTGTCTTCATTAAGACTAGAAGACCAATTGAACCAGCAACATTTGTTGAAAAGCTCTGTGAAGAATTTTCTCAGTCCAAGGTTAAGACGACAAGATATACTCAAAAATTGTCACCAATAACTTTTTCGGTTACACCAACAATGGAAGAGATTAAAAAGTTGGCACAAAGAGTATTGGGTCCGCATTTTCACAACGAAACTAATCAGAAGCCGTATAAATTTGCAATCCAGGTTTCAAAGCGTAACTTCAATACCTTACAAAAGCCTGACATTATCAAAGCTATTGCTGAATGTGTAGGCAGGGATCATGGGCATTCAGtagatttgaagaattatgataaattaataatggtGGAATGTTATAAAAGCAATATTGGTATGAGTGTGgtaaataattatgataGATTAGAAAGATTTAACTTGCAACAAATATTCGAAAAAGctgttgataatgaatcGAAAGACAACGTTGAAGAATCAGAAGCTACCCAGACTTTCGATAACGCAACTAATCTcaacaagaaaaaagaagtcgaacaagatgaagatttgaaaaggGAATGA
- a CDS encoding DEHA2G16764p (similar to uniprot|P32459 Saccharomyces cerevisiae YIR032c DAL3 ureidoglycolate hydrolase) — MPLKTFDVTNIGTVIAEPLTPEAFAPYGGVISADHQIKSVTSTAANYGTAVKIHKVAPIVNNFKDCPSGKEATANWNIFRCSFPKNSIVTEAKNELVYKAKVLERHPFSTQTFIPMGSELSRNSYLVIVAKSDKDTLPTSLPEPSSVRAFICKGNQSITYGQGIWHAPMVVIDEDPPHIDFAVLIHENGVDNEDVEECYFEPGFNIKYYRENTRSSAKL, encoded by the coding sequence ATGCCTTTAAAGACATTTGATGTGACAAATATTGGGACTGTAATTGCGGAACCATTAACTCCAGAAGCATTTGCACCTTACGGTGGAGTCATTAGCGCAGATCATCAAATCAAGAGTGTGACGAGTACTGCAGCGAATTATGGCACAGCAGTAAAGATTCACAAGGTTGCACCAATTGTTAACAATTTTAAAGACTGCCCAAGTGGAAAAGAAGCCACTGcaaattggaatatatttagGTGCTCTTTTCCCAAAAACTCAATTGTAACAGAAGCCAAAAATGAACTTGTATACAAGGCCAAAGTGTTGGAAAGACATCCTTTCAGCACGCAAACATTTATTCCTATGGGTCTGGAACTATCAAGAAATTCGTATTTGGTTATTGTTGCAAAGAGTGATAAGGATACATTACCTACTAGCCTTCCAGAACCCAGTAGTGTTAGAGCTTTCATTTGTAAAGGGAATCAATCTATTACTTACGGGCAAGGCATTTGGCATGCACCCATGGTTGTTATAGACGAAGATCCTCCACATATTGACTTTGCAGTACTCATTCATGAAAATGGCGtcgataatgaagatgtaGAAGAATGCTACTTTGAGCCAGGTTTTAATATCAAGTATTATAGAGAAAATACGAGATCAAGTGCTAAATTATAA
- a CDS encoding DEHA2G16698p (weakly similar to KLLA0E24332g Kluyveromyces lactis), with translation MLSKVVISGTRRNIVRNNILHRISRSYSYVNFPQGDSIESPKPTLSQFKNPLFHCFLIASTTYIVLHIVWTSLSSSEKEAKFVEKTKVLEDRIQQLVDERKNEFESTRKWSNMFKFWK, from the coding sequence ATGTTATCGAAAGTCGTGATACTGGGAACAAGGAGAAATATTGTCAGAAACAACATTCTTCATAGAATACTGAGAAGCTATTCGTATGTAAATTTTCCTCAAGGAGACTCTATCGAGTCTCCGAAGCCTACATTAAGTCAGTTTAAGAATCCATTATTTCACTGCTTTTTAATTGCATCAACAACGTATATTGTGCTTCATATTGTATGGACAAGCTTATCATCTAGTGAAAAAGAAGcaaaatttgttgaaaagaCTAAGGTATTGGAGGATAGAATTCAACAATTAGTAGATGAAAGGAAGAACGAATTTGAATCCACGAGGAAATGGTCCAATATGTttaaattttggaaataa
- a CDS encoding DEHA2G16742p (similar to CA3961|IPF11235 Candida albicans), which yields MIPNHVLILGAPNTGKLRICELISTQNLDFSSIDSKSHSGLIFKTDLSTKYYSSKLNLLVDEYPQQRCNSDCGLKEEEEKINALKFWLNEFLSDDFQELREAIDGLIFCFRIDQDSLKYIEECLNVFSDVRDKLNEERGDGLFSVVVGDSNTRKINEDVEDLVIPFGFEYVNLFEKGEDEFRDKIGQDRLLEIIETHEWSQMDLKQGRDQDAYDETKRNKMSDMTKGLLDGQDEQEGDDGDETQSKLIDLDDVLTKVQQAKQNVNNNDMDDAQKEAYVNKVVKDIIDFI from the coding sequence ATGATACCAAATCATGTACTAATACTAGGAGCTCCGAATACGGGGAAACTAAGAATATGTGAACTTATATCGACTCAAAATTTGGATTTCAGttcaattgattccaaATCTCATAGTGGGCTTATATTTAAAACAGACTTATCTACCAAGTATTATTCACTGAAGTTAAATTTGCttgttgatgaatatcCACAGCAGCGTTGTAATTCGGATTGTGGTTTgaaagaagaggaagagaAGATCAATGCATTGAAGTTTTGGCTTAATGAGTTTTTATCTGATGATTTTCAGGAATTGAGAGAAGCAATAGATGGTTTGATATTCTGTTTTCGTATTGATCAagattctttgaaatacaTAGAAGAATGCTTAAATGTATTTTCTGATGTTCGAGATAAATTGAACGAAGAAAGAGGTGACGGATTATTTAGTGTGGTGGTAGGGGATTCAAATACAAGGAAAATAAACGAAGATGTAGAAGATTTAGTAATTCCTTTTGGATTTGAGTATGTAAacttatttgaaaaagggGAAGATGAATTTAGAGATAAGATCGGACAGGATAGATTGcttgaaataattgaaacCCATGAATGGAGTCAGATGGACTTAAAACAGGGTAGAGACCAAGATGCTTATGATGAAACGAAGCGGAATAAAATGAGCGATATGACCAAAGGGTTATTAGATGGACAAGATGAACAAGAAGGAGATGATGGAGATGAAACACAATCTAAACTAATAGACCTAGATGATGTGTTAACGAAAGTACAACAAGCGAAACAAAatgttaataataatgatatggATGATGCTCAAAAAGAAGCTTACGTAAATAAGGTGGTCAAAGATATTATTGACTTCATATAG
- a CDS encoding DEHA2G16720p (similar to uniprot|P22224 Saccharomyces cerevisiae YGL233w SEC15 vesicular traffic control protein): MAPSSVNGNMQSSNIPEGQTKGNSTNIDTINIENLLLRDDDIFQTSLNSEDYLESLAPIIKDALKVNGLSDLIYKLNDIVKDKDDELNDLSLSSTQDINSCIDSIDNIHVESYDLNQSLSQISQFLNRSVHELITRKKSLIKSKEVTSKINETNVTLNLCIQVLEITNKIHELIKQNNYFSALKLIDELTNIHLPKVESFSFAVKIYDSIPHLTKMIKDESFENLGKWLAINLERKLVAIGEALFDNLFLLQQNWEKIKKSKDSSATFMPYKLNSPVELSMRDPSSNYNIFDDEALQISLSSLFDAILVYQTLNEDELLSKLYHKEWMKKYNRVIYPITSSVKSPAVQGHNPNDNVITEFNNLSSLDEYLKKISAFFVMDKQINLATKFQLRSHANSNDLWDSYAIKLKPVLINYLKTHKLDANNLTDFKDLVGNFLQIMENSGYKIFDLYEILMIIFQGYFGPDLIQQFRLDFIESIQSDHYMPLVVQDKRDYENVMKICWYKSDAPFAPQNVHSMPISFPFSEDYVHYCLGIRSLLEEIVQFISQHYSYNINEINNFIVNDIFEKVLGNEKGVGINNDIQEFIDKNANNKEVMAQSYTNLEYYLFSLYEIGKLINRRLRLNTGTGVHNIDANGTFTLKAIDLFTNVRKFSEDTIFQMVDNKISELLDMVEYDDWLPEVANKEANYSIKDFALFLENLFKSIFSNLPSSFRTLGLFRTYDFVAEHFLNILKSVDRYNRTAIENFDLDIRYLEESMSNLYSTQDSSPENTEDGGAVALQSTFTELRQCIDLLKLDSYEDFIKNPSFRMRKFDRVKLEDGLKLISKMQQPLEEDNEDANISAHEESMNTSTNSIDSQNQSVLSNSASTKFAKFSSKFRRKNDFDNY, from the coding sequence ATGGCTCCATCGTCAGTCAATGGCAATATGCAACTGCTGAATATACCTGAAGGTCAAACGAAAGGAAATTCCACGAATATTGAtactattaatattgaaaatttattacttCGAGATGACGATATTTTCCAAACATCATTGAATTCAGAGGATTATCTAGAAAGTTTAGCACCTATAATCAAAGATGCGTTAAAGGTTAATGGATTGTCTGATCTTATATATAAACTAAACGATATAGTGAAGgataaagatgatgaattgaatgatttgTCTTTAAGTTCTACACAAGATATTAACTCATGTATTGATTCGattgataatattcatGTGGAATCGTATGACTTAAACCAAAGTCTACTGCAAATCAGTCAATTCCTAAATAGATCAGTGCATGAGTTGATTACTAGAAAGAAGAGTTTAATAAAAAGCAAAGAGGTCACAAGTAAGATTAATGAAACCAACGTGACACTTAATTTATGTATTCAGGTCCTAGAAATTACAAATAAGATCCATGAGTTGATAAAGCAGAATAATTACTTTAGtgcattgaaattaattgatgaattaacaAACATTCATTTGCCGAAAGTTGAAAGCTTTAGTTTTGCTGTTAAAATTTATGACTCTATCCCGCACTTAACGAAAATGATTAAAGACGAATCATTCGAGAATTTAGGTAAATGGCTTGCAATTAATTTAGAACGTAAATTAGTTGCCATTGGTGAAGCtctttttgataatttatttcttttacAACAGAACTGGGAAAAGATTAAAAAGAGTAAGGATTCATCAGCAACATTTATGCCTTACAAATTAAACTCGCCCGTTGAATTATCAATGCGGGAtccatcttcaaattataaCATTTTTGACGATGAGGCTTTGCAAATTAGCTTATCCAGTCTATTTGATGCTATATTAGTATATCAAACTTTAAATGAGGACGAactattatcaaaattgtACCATAAAGAAtggatgaagaaatataacCGTGTCATTTATCCTATAACTTCATCTGTGAAATCTCCGGCTGTACAAGGACATAACCCTAATGATAATGTAATAACagaatttaataacttATCAAGCTTGGAcgaatatttgaaaaaaatcaGTGCATTTTTTGTTATGgataaacaaataaaccTTGCGACTAAATTCCAGTTACGTTCTCACGCAAATTCTAACGACTTGTGGGATTCTTACGCTATCAAATTAAAGCCTGTGTTAATAAATTACTTGAAAACTCACAAATTGGATGCAAATAATCTAACTGATTTTAAGGATCTTGTAGGTAATTTCTTACAGATCATGGAGAATAGTGgttataaaatatttgatctttatgaaattttaatgattattttcCAAGGTTATTTTGGTCCAGATTTGATACAACAATTCCGTTTGGATTTTATCGAATCAATCCAATCTGACCATTACATGCCATTAGTGGTTCAAGATAAGCGTGATTACGAAAATGTTATGAAGATTTGCTGGTATAAATCTGATGCACCTTTCGCACCTCAAAATGTCCATTCGATGCCTATAAGTTTCCCATTTAGTGAAGATTACGTTCATTATTGCTTGGGTATACGATCattattggaagaaataGTACAGTTTATAAGCCAGCATTACAGTTATAACatcaatgaaataaataacttCATTGTGAATGACATCTTCGAAAAAGTACTAGGCAATGAAAAAGGAGTGGGTATAAATAATGACATAcaagaatttattgataaaaatgctaataataaagaagttATGGCTCAAAGTTATACTAATTTAGagtattatttatttagtCTTTACGAAATTGGGAAGTTAATTAACCGTCGTTTAAGATTAAATACGGGTACTGGTGTCCATAATATAGATGCTAATGGTACGTTTACATTAAAAGCGattgatttatttacaaACGTGAGGAAATTTTCAGAGGATACGATTTTTCAAATGgttgataataaaatcaGCGAATTGTTGGATATGGTTGAATACGACGATTGGTTGCCAGAAGTTGCAAATAAAGAAGCAAACTATTCGATTAAGGATTTTGCTCTTTTCTTGGAAAATTTGTTTAAatctatattttcaaatttaccTCTGTCATTCAGGACATTAGGGTTATTTAGAACTTATGATTTTGTGGCAGAGCATTTCTTAAATATCTTAAAAAGTGTCGATAGGTATAACCGAACAGCTATAGAAAATTTCGATTTGGACATCAGATACTTAGAAGAATCAATGagtaatttatattctacTCAAGATAGTTCGCCAGAAAATACTGAAGATGGTGGAGCGGTCGCGTTACAGTCGACTTTTACAGAATTGAGACAAtgtattgatttattaaaattggaTAGTTATGaagatttcatcaaaaacCCTTCTTTTAGAATGAGAAAATTCGATAGAGTTAAGTTGGAAGATGGTTTAAAACTTATTTCCAAAATGCAGCAGccattagaagaagataatgaagatgcAAATATATCTGCCCATGAGGAAAGTATGAACACCTCAACAAACAGTATTGACCTGCAGAATCAATCTGTACTTTCCAATTCAGCTTCAACTAAGTTTGCTAAATTCAGTAGCAAatttagaagaaagaatgACTTTGATAATTACtaa
- a CDS encoding DEHA2G16654p (similar to uniprot|P12398 Saccharomyces cerevisiae YJR045C SSC1 Nuclear-encoded mitochondrial protein), giving the protein MLGRSVLRRSRLLFPTQRNSMLKRFQHSVIGIDLGTTNSAVAIVEGNEARILENEEGGRTTPSIVAFTEANMLVGLPARRQGAINSQNTFFATKRLIGRKFEDEEVQRDLANTPYKIVPHENGDAWVATSDGRKISPSQISGYILQKMKEIAESHLHDDTKSIKHAVVTVPAYFNDSQRQATKSAGKIVGLDILRVINEPTAAALAYGIDQKQKDGIIAVFDLGGGTFDISILDIEDGVFEVRATNGNTHLGGEDFDILLLNHILDTFKKENNGLDISNDTVAVQRIREAAEKCKIELSHVKETEINIPFITSDKHIKMKLTEDELDEMSLHLINKTIDPVKRCIRDADLKIKDIDEVILVGGMTRMPKIRKTVESLFNKKPSTSVNPDEAVALGAAIQGAVLSGQIKNVVLLDVTPLSLGIETYGGIFSPLIARNSAVPVKKEQIFSTAVDGQTGVEIRVYQGERTLVKDNKLIGNFKLSNIPIGPKGTPQITVSFEIDADGIINVSATDKTPYPEDSEHYNKKNTVSIQVSAETGLSEQEINEMILDSNRYSKSDEETKKQVENATRADIICSDTENALIQFGDFMEEDEKKDIDERVKKLRVKIDDVREYREMHSPQDIRDEVSEIQKICLEAIKKVAAKQQAEQQKMQQKN; this is encoded by the coding sequence ATGCTAGGAAGGTCAGTTTTAAGAAGATCAAGATTATTGTTTCCAACACAAAGGAACTCAATGTTGAAGCGTTTCCAACATTCAGTTATTGGTATTGATCTAGGAACTACGAATTCTGCAGTTGCAATCGTAGAAGGGAATGAAGCAAGGATATTGGAAAACGAAGAAGGTGGCAGGACAACACCGTCAATTGTTGCTTTTACAGAGGCCAATATGTTAGTTGGATTGCCGGCTAGAAGACAGGGTGCAATTAATTCCCAAAATACGTTCTTTGCTACGAAGAGATTAATCGgaagaaaatttgaagacgaagaagttCAAAGGGATCTTGCAAATACCCCCTATAAGATTGTACCCCACGAAAATGGGGATGCATGGGTGGCTACATCTGATGGTAGAAAAATTTCGCCTTCACAAATCAGTGGATATATCcttcaaaaaatgaagGAAATCGCGGAATCACATTTGCACGATGATACgaaatcaataaaacaCGCTGTTGTCACAGTTCCAGCttatttcaatgattcCCAAAGGCAAGCAACCAAAAGCGCAGGAAAGATTGTTGGTTTAGATATTTTAAGAGTAATTAACGAACCAACAGCTGCAGCATTAGCCTACGGTATCGATCAAAAGCAAAAGGATGGTATTATAGCTGTGTTTGATTTAGGTGGAGGTACATTTGAcatttcaatattagatattgaagatggaGTATTTGAGGTGAGAGCAACCAATGGCAATACTCATTTAGGGGGAGAGGATTTTGACATTTTGCTATTGAATCATATCTTAGATACGttcaaaaaagaaaataatggaTTGGATATACTGAATGATACTGTAGCAGTCCAAAGAATTCGTGAAGCAGCGGAAAAGTGCAAAATTGAGCTTTCTCATGTAAAGGAGACGGAAATTAATATTCCATTCATTACCTCGGATAAGCAcatcaaaatgaaattaacaGAAGACGAATTAGATGAGATGTCGTTACATTTAATTAACAAGACTATTGACCCAGTGAAGAGGTGTATTAGAGATGCAGATTTAAAGattaaagatattgatgaagttaTTTTAGTTGGAGGCATGACTAGAATGCCAAAAATCAGGAAAACAGTTGAATCtctttttaataaaaaacCAAGTACTTCCGTTAATCCCGATGAAGCTGTAGCTTTAGGAGCGGCAATTCAAGGTGCTGTATTATCGGGtcaaattaaaaatgttGTTTTATTAGATGTTACTCCGTTGTCATTAGGTATTGAAACGTATGGTGGAATTTTCAGCCCTTTGATTGCAAGAAATTCTGCAGTACCGGTAAAAAAGGAACAAATTTTTTCTACTGCGGTTGACGGTCAGACTGGTGTTGAAATCAGAGTATACCAAGGTGAAAGAACTTTGGTAAAGGATAACAAATTAATTggtaatttcaaattgtcGAATATTCCGATCGGACCTAAAGGTACTCCACAAATTACAGTCTCGTTTGAAATCGATGCTGATGGAATTATTAATGTTTCGGCTACGGATAAAACTCCGTATCCCGAAGATCTGGAGCATTATAACAAAAAGAATACAGTCTCTATTCAAGTTTCTGCGGAAACTGGATTATCTGAACAGGAAATAAATGAGATGATATTAGATAGCAATAGATATTCTAAGagtgatgaagaaactAAGAAGCAAGTTGAAAATGCCACGAGAGCGGATATAATATGCTCTGATACAGAGAATGCGTTGATTCAATTCGGTGATTTCATGgaggaagatgaaaagaaagatatcGACGAAAGAGTGAAAAAGTTGAGAGTTAAGATCGACGACGTTAGAGAGTATAGAGAGATGCACAGTCCACAAGATATAAGAGATGAAGTTAGTGAAATTCAGAAAATATGCCTCGAAGCTATTAAGAAAGTAGCCGCTAAACAACAAGCTGAGCAACAAAAGATGCAACAAAAGAACTAA